From Macaca mulatta isolate MMU2019108-1 chromosome 3, T2T-MMU8v2.0, whole genome shotgun sequence, the proteins below share one genomic window:
- the ARL4A gene encoding ADP-ribosylation factor-like protein 4A isoform X1: protein MGNGLSDQTSILSSLPSFQSFHIVILGLDCAGKTTVLYRLQFNEFVNTVPTKGFNTEKIKVTLGNSKTVTFHFWDVGGQEKLRPLWKSYTRCTDGIVFVVDSVDVERMEEAKTELHKITRISENQGVPVLIVANKQDLRNSLSLSEIEKLLAMGELSSSTPWHLQPTCAIIGDGLKEGLEKLHDMIIKRRKMLRQQKKKR, encoded by the coding sequence ATGGGGAATGGGCTATCAGACCAGACTTCTATCCTGTCCAGCCTGCCTTCATTTCAGTCCTTCCACATTGTTATTCTGGGTTTGGACTGTGCTGGAAAGACAACTGTCTTATACAGGCTGCAGTTCAATGAATTTGTAAATACCGTACCTACCAAAGGATTTAACACTGAGAAAATTAAGGTAACCTTGGGAAATTCTAAAACAGTCACGTTTCACTTCTGGGATGTAGGTGGTCAGGAGAAGTTAAGGCCACTGTGGAAGTCATATACCAGATGCACAGATGGCATTGTATTTGTTGTGGACTCTGTTGATGTCGAAAGGATGGAGGAAGCCAAAACTGAACTTCACAAAATAACTAGGATATCAGAAAATCAAGGAGTCCCTGTACTTATAGTTGCTAACAAACAAGACTTGAGGAACTCATTGTCTCTTTCAGAAATTGAGAAATTGTTAGCAATGGGTGAACTGAGCTCATCAACTCCTTGGCATTTGCAGCCTACCTGTGCAATCATAGGAGATGGCCTAAAGGAAGGACTTGAGAAACTACATGATATGatcattaaaagaagaaaaatgttgcggcaacagaaaaagaaaagatga